AATCACTAATCCGGCGGCCCCCCCGAGGCCTTGCATGAGGCGGAAAAAGACAAACCACGATAGCGTGGAAGCATGGGCGATCAGCAAGGAAGACGCGGAAAACAGCACAATGCCCAGCAGCAGCGGCCCTTTTCGACCATAGCGATCGGTCAGCGGACCATAGACCAGTTGACCAAGCGCCAGCCCGATCAAAAAGACCGACAGCGAGGTCTGCATTCCCGCCGCGTCCGCCCCGATATCCTGCTGGATCGCAGGGAAAGCCGGGAGATACATATCAATCGACATAGCATCAAACGCACACAGAATGCCTAAAATGCCGATGAGAATAAAACTGCGCGACGCCAATAAAGACGAATCAGACATCGATAACACCTCAAAAATGGACCACTCAATGGTGAATAACCGACAGCAAAGGGGGTGCGAATCGGATAAGATGCGTATTGCTGAGCGCAATATATGACTGACAAGTCGAAAATACAAGGCAATGTGATGGCGCGCAAAAAAACCATTGAAAACGATCTGATTCTGGATGCTGCGGAAAAGGTGCTGCTACGTGATGGCGTGCATCGTTTCACGTTAGATGCGGTTGCCGCCGAAGCAAGCATTAGCAAAGGCGGACTGGTTTACAGCTTTCCCAGTAAAGACCAATTGATCATGACTATGCTGTCGCGTGAGCTCACGCGTTTTGAGCAGGAGGCACAGCAGCAAACCGCACGCTACGCCAACCAGCCTCACGCCGATGTGTTGGGCCACATTACAGCGATTGGTCAGGAAGAAGACGAGACAACATCGCGCGCGGTGGGTCTGCTTACCGCTCTGGTTCACTCCCCTGCGATGCTGGAACCCGTTCGGGAATTTTACCGCACCCGACTGGATCGGTTACGTGACGCTACACCGACCATGCGGCGCATCCGCCTGGCGTTTCTCGCCACAGAAGGCGTTTTTCTGTTGCAGGGACTGGGCTTCGTGGCGCTGGATCGCGAGGAACGGCAGACGATGATTGATGATGCCAAATCGTTGTTTCAGTCGGACGATAACGCCAGTACGCTGACGGCATATATCACTGCGGATCACCGCGTCACATCGTCAGCCTCCATCACCACTTATCAGCAAGAAACGTCTTTCATCCCCACAGGAGAAACGATCTCCGAACAGGCAATCGCCTGGCTGGCAAAGAAAGGCGTTACGCCGAGCGTCACAGGATTGGAAGCGGTGCATTCCCGTGCGGCACATATTGTCGAAACGGCCACAAACATCATCAAACGTGACGGTATCAGCGCCTTAACGCACCGCGCCGTCGCAAGTGAAGCCCACGTGCCGTTAGGGTCGACGACCTACCATTTTAATAGCCTGGACGACATGCTAAATGCCGTGATGAGCAGTGCGATTGCGCTGTTTCGCGATGATATGTTTAGCTGGTTTCACCAGCGTCGCCACGACGACCCGCGCGATGTCCTGACCGATTTTGTCATGCGCGGCATCGAAGATATCGACGATCTGGCGCGTGAGTACGAGCTCTTTACCGCCGCCATTTCACGCCCTTCCCTGCGCCCCATCGCGCTCGAATGGTCTAACACCGTTGTCGCCATCATCAAAGTCGTCACTCCCGACAGCGCCGCGCTGCCGCTGGGTACGCTGCTGAACGGCTTTTTCATCCGTGCACTGCTGGAAAAACACGAACGCACGCTGCCACGCGATCTGATTTATCAGTCGATTTCTGCGCTGTATAACGCCTTCCGCTAAACC
The nucleotide sequence above comes from Pectobacterium brasiliense. Encoded proteins:
- a CDS encoding TetR family transcriptional regulator, with product MTDKSKIQGNVMARKKTIENDLILDAAEKVLLRDGVHRFTLDAVAAEASISKGGLVYSFPSKDQLIMTMLSRELTRFEQEAQQQTARYANQPHADVLGHITAIGQEEDETTSRAVGLLTALVHSPAMLEPVREFYRTRLDRLRDATPTMRRIRLAFLATEGVFLLQGLGFVALDREERQTMIDDAKSLFQSDDNASTLTAYITADHRVTSSASITTYQQETSFIPTGETISEQAIAWLAKKGVTPSVTGLEAVHSRAAHIVETATNIIKRDGISALTHRAVASEAHVPLGSTTYHFNSLDDMLNAVMSSAIALFRDDMFSWFHQRRHDDPRDVLTDFVMRGIEDIDDLAREYELFTAAISRPSLRPIALEWSNTVVAIIKVVTPDSAALPLGTLLNGFFIRALLEKHERTLPRDLIYQSISALYNAFR